In a single window of the Mucilaginibacter defluvii genome:
- a CDS encoding lytic transglycosylase domain-containing protein yields MKRLFTFFICVLSIQLVKANSLDSGRYKFLSIASTGYHQQRDTIIVPIAAQVIPPANQEFSIFKRRLDSVQKDIQLDYNEYVQSYIDAYTRRRGGMADVIGKSQYYFPIYEKAFRDMGVPEEMKFLSIVESELNPNAVSRVGATGPWQFMFATARLYGLSMDNYVDDRKDPIQASYAAAAYLRDAYQEFGDWLLAIASYNCGKGAVTRAIEKAGANDFWSIRPYLPAETRGYVPAFIAMAYVMNYYKHHNITPQACNFSIKTDTVMVNKFVPLQGIAKVLDVDMRELCLLNPAYKKQIVNGTAQAPRRLVIPQAAKENYAALYEALNGAGFNAPVKVRYAGNTANEGGEDAEASPVKATRHKVRRGETLGAIADRYGVEVQDIKVWNNLRSNRAVTGQVLRLTAPEQAAPIKSSKKIKEFVTYKVKRGDTLSEIAAKFEGASVEKIKELNGLNKGRIQPGMTLKISGV; encoded by the coding sequence ATGAAGAGATTATTTACGTTTTTTATCTGCGTTTTATCCATACAGCTTGTAAAAGCTAATTCCCTCGACTCCGGCAGGTATAAATTTTTAAGCATAGCTTCTACAGGCTATCATCAACAACGAGACACTATTATTGTGCCAATAGCGGCACAGGTGATCCCGCCCGCCAACCAGGAGTTCAGCATATTTAAACGCCGCCTCGATTCCGTTCAGAAAGATATACAGCTTGATTACAACGAGTATGTGCAAAGCTACATTGATGCCTATACCCGCCGCAGGGGTGGTATGGCTGATGTAATTGGCAAATCTCAATACTATTTCCCTATCTACGAAAAGGCTTTCCGTGATATGGGGGTACCCGAGGAGATGAAATTTCTTTCTATCGTAGAGTCGGAGCTTAACCCCAATGCGGTTTCGCGTGTAGGCGCTACAGGGCCATGGCAGTTCATGTTCGCTACAGCCCGCCTGTACGGTTTGTCAATGGATAATTATGTGGACGATCGTAAAGACCCTATACAGGCCAGCTATGCAGCGGCAGCTTATCTGCGCGATGCCTACCAGGAGTTTGGCGACTGGCTGCTTGCTATAGCTTCATACAATTGCGGCAAGGGCGCGGTAACCCGTGCCATTGAGAAAGCAGGGGCTAATGATTTTTGGTCGATACGCCCGTATCTGCCTGCCGAAACCCGTGGCTACGTACCCGCGTTTATTGCCATGGCCTATGTAATGAATTATTATAAACACCACAATATAACACCGCAAGCCTGCAACTTTTCCATAAAAACCGATACTGTAATGGTTAACAAGTTTGTACCGCTGCAAGGTATTGCCAAAGTGCTTGACGTGGATATGAGAGAGCTTTGCCTGCTTAACCCGGCTTATAAAAAGCAGATTGTAAACGGTACAGCGCAGGCACCGCGCCGTTTGGTGATACCGCAGGCGGCAAAAGAAAATTATGCCGCTTTATATGAAGCCCTGAACGGCGCGGGCTTTAACGCCCCGGTTAAGGTACGTTATGCTGGCAATACAGCTAATGAGGGCGGCGAAGATGCAGAAGCTTCACCGGTTAAAGCCACCCGCCATAAAGTACGCCGCGGTGAAACGTTAGGCGCCATTGCTGACCGTTATGGCGTAGAGGTGCAGGATATCAAGGTATGGAACAATTTGCGCAGTAACCGTGCGGTAACAGGCCAGGTGTTGCGTTTAACCGCACCCGAGCAGGCTGCCCCAATAAAGTCGTCAAAAAAAATAAAGGAATTTGTAACCTACAAAGTAAAGCGTGGCGATACCCTCAGCGAAATTGCCGCTAAGTTTGAAGGAGCCTCAGTTGAAAAAATAAAAGAACTTAACGGTTTAAACAAGGGCCGTATACAACCCGGAATGACGCTTAAGATAAGCGGTGTTTAA
- the gatA gene encoding Asp-tRNA(Asn)/Glu-tRNA(Gln) amidotransferase subunit GatA, with the protein MANFYSSLTEIKSKLKSGGVTVEKLVAGYLDQIKTYAHLNAFNEVFADEAAAQAKQVDERIKQGVAGKLAGMVIAIKDNICYEGHKVSASSKILSDFTSIFSSTIVKRLLAEDAVIIGRCNCDEFAMGAANENSYYGPVHNFADTTRVSGGSSGGSAVAVQANMCHAAIGTDTGGSVRQPASFCGMIGFKPTYGRISRHGIIAYASSFDQVGPITRSVEDAALLYEIMAGADEYDSTLSRKAVNAAPVVADSSKKRIAYLQEAVSSRGVDTEVKAALVNTIDKLRADGHTVEPISFEYLDYLVPTYYILATAEASSNLARYDGVHYGYRSPEATDLQSTYKKSRSEGFGKEVKRRIMLGTFVLSAGYYDAYYAKAQKVRKLIRTKTEEILNQYDFLLVPTAPEPAFEIGKGETDPVRSYLADIFTVQASLAGVPAISLPVGNNSKGLPLGLQLLAKHFAEQELFNFAEYFLKL; encoded by the coding sequence ATGGCTAATTTCTATTCCTCTTTAACTGAAATAAAAAGTAAGTTGAAAAGCGGAGGGGTAACAGTTGAAAAACTTGTTGCCGGGTATCTTGATCAGATTAAAACTTACGCGCACCTTAACGCCTTTAATGAGGTGTTTGCTGATGAAGCCGCTGCGCAGGCCAAACAGGTTGATGAACGTATAAAGCAGGGTGTAGCAGGCAAGTTGGCCGGTATGGTTATCGCCATAAAAGATAACATCTGTTACGAAGGCCATAAGGTTTCGGCCTCTTCAAAAATCCTTTCTGATTTTACTTCTATCTTCTCGTCAACCATAGTTAAGCGTCTGCTTGCTGAGGATGCGGTAATTATTGGCCGTTGCAATTGCGATGAATTTGCCATGGGTGCCGCTAACGAGAATTCATACTACGGCCCTGTTCATAACTTTGCCGATACTACCCGTGTTTCGGGTGGATCTTCAGGCGGTTCGGCTGTGGCTGTGCAGGCTAACATGTGCCATGCCGCTATCGGTACCGATACGGGTGGCTCGGTAAGGCAGCCTGCTTCATTTTGTGGCATGATAGGCTTTAAGCCTACCTACGGCCGTATATCCCGTCATGGCATCATCGCGTACGCGTCATCGTTTGATCAGGTGGGGCCTATCACCCGTTCGGTTGAAGATGCTGCCCTGCTATATGAGATTATGGCCGGTGCCGACGAGTATGACAGCACACTGTCGCGCAAAGCGGTAAACGCCGCGCCGGTAGTTGCCGATTCATCAAAAAAACGCATAGCATACCTACAGGAGGCGGTATCAAGCAGGGGAGTAGACACTGAGGTTAAAGCCGCGCTGGTAAATACCATCGATAAACTGCGCGCCGACGGCCATACCGTTGAGCCCATCAGCTTTGAATACCTGGATTACCTGGTACCTACCTATTATATATTGGCCACGGCCGAGGCATCATCAAACCTGGCGCGTTATGACGGCGTGCACTATGGCTACCGTAGTCCGGAAGCCACTGATTTGCAATCCACCTACAAAAAATCACGCTCCGAAGGTTTTGGCAAAGAGGTAAAACGCCGCATTATGCTGGGTACCTTTGTACTAAGTGCGGGCTATTACGATGCTTATTATGCCAAGGCACAAAAAGTACGAAAACTTATCCGCACTAAAACTGAGGAGATACTTAACCAGTACGACTTTTTATTAGTGCCTACCGCGCCTGAACCTGCGTTTGAGATAGGTAAGGGCGAAACAGACCCGGTGCGCTCATACCTGGCTGATATATTTACAGTACAGGCCTCACTGGCAGGTGTACCGGCGATATCATTACCCGTGGGCAATAATAGTAAAGGATTGCCGTTAGGTTTACAATTGTTAGCCAAGCATTTTGCAGAGCAGGAGCTATTCAACTTCGCTGAATATTTCCTCAAGCTATAA
- a CDS encoding Sec-independent protein translocase subunit TatA/TatB: protein MGLGTPEIIVIVVVILLLFGGKKIPELMRGLGKGVKEFKDASNNPSDDNVTATHTNEHTNTTKANS from the coding sequence ATGGGATTAGGAACACCGGAAATTATTGTAATCGTTGTGGTGATCTTGTTACTGTTCGGGGGTAAAAAAATTCCTGAACTTATGCGAGGTTTAGGCAAGGGTGTTAAGGAGTTTAAAGATGCGAGCAACAATCCATCTGATGACAATGTTACCGCTACGCATACCAATGAGCATACTAACACTACCAAAGCTAACTCATAA
- a CDS encoding twin-arginine translocase TatA/TatE family subunit, with translation MHNSVFLFLNIGTGELMLIFFVALLLFGGDKLPGLAKSLGRGIRDFKDASEDVKREINKQINNFDDDKPVKPKQLAATEPNEENTTVAEITETTNNHKPENNVDTETEVAANHADDNSADEQPEVKTPDFSRPANTFEYKG, from the coding sequence ATGCACAATTCAGTTTTTTTGTTTTTGAATATTGGTACGGGCGAACTGATGCTGATATTTTTTGTGGCGCTGCTTTTATTCGGCGGCGATAAATTACCGGGCCTGGCCAAAAGCCTGGGCAGGGGCATCCGCGATTTTAAGGATGCATCGGAAGATGTGAAGCGAGAGATAAATAAGCAGATCAATAACTTTGACGATGATAAGCCGGTAAAACCAAAACAACTTGCTGCTACCGAGCCCAACGAAGAAAATACTACAGTTGCCGAAATAACTGAAACTACTAACAACCATAAACCTGAAAATAACGTAGATACTGAAACAGAAGTTGCTGCCAACCATGCTGATGATAACAGCGCGGATGAGCAACCCGAGGTTAAAACGCCTGATTTTAGCAGGCCGGCCAATACGTTTGAATACAAAGGTTAA